In Saccopteryx leptura isolate mSacLep1 chromosome 12, mSacLep1_pri_phased_curated, whole genome shotgun sequence, a genomic segment contains:
- the LOC136383995 gene encoding LOW QUALITY PROTEIN: retrovirus-related Pol polyprotein from transposon opus (The sequence of the model RefSeq protein was modified relative to this genomic sequence to represent the inferred CDS: inserted 1 base in 1 codon; substituted 3 bases at 3 genomic stop codons) → MGQGASTPLSLTLSHWSEVNARAHNLSLLVKKRKWQTFCTSEWPTLGVGWPTTGTFHKDTIKAVKAVVFSPGPHGSPDQQPYIWVWEYLADDPPPWIQPFLPPPAPSLPTTLSTTPGPPRPAPTHPDLCSMLPLKPSEPTTPTSSLYPPLPSSVLPESQTDLILLDSGLPPPYPRDVPAGAAGSQPEAPHQNERGPSGEGPAQGTRSRRAQTSDDVAVTLPLRPFGPPVPDGQGGDMLALQYWPFSSSDLYNWKNNNPPFSEDPVKLTDLLESLMFSHQPTWDDCQQLLGILFTSEERERILLEARKLVPGPDGRPTQLPNLINEAFPLRRPNWDPNAPEGRRQLLLYRQTLMMGLRAAARHPTNLAKVREIIQGSEESPSRFLERLMEAYRRYTPFDPESEDQKGALAMAFIGQSATDIRRKLQRMDGLQDMALRDLVKEAEKVFYKRETAEEKEQRLEKEREEQENKRDKRRNKELTKILATVVGKQDRKGKHSTSGPNQKPKLGPNQCAYCKEEGHWVRDCPKKNKKKTEEILALGDXGRQSSDPLPELRVTFNVEGTPIDFEVDTGAVYSALQNPLGPLSNKKSLVQGANGCQHRSWTTKRTMDLGRGKVQHSFLVIPEYPAPLLGRDLLTKLGASIDFKPQGPEVRFSNPLVSQPIVTMLTLSAEDEYKLYETPAPGPHSTEDRWLQSFPEAWAETAGPGLAVQRPPVVVYLKPSATPVRVKQYYMSKEAREGIRPHIQRLLGQEILRPCQSEWNTPLLPVKKPGTGDYRPVQDLREVNSRVMDIHPTVPNPYNLLSTLSPDRKWYTVLDLKDAFFCLRLHEDSQPLFAFEWTDPENGLSGQLTWTRLPQGFKNSPTIFDEALHQDLSAYRASTPEVTLLQYVDDLLLAAATREQCKQGTEKLLAELAKLGYRAFAKKAQICQPEVTFLGYSLRDGKRWLTEARKKTVTQIPPPKNRKGLREFLGTAGFCRLXIPSFAALAAPLYPLLKDGTEYTWGDEQQKAFDQIKRALLSAPALALPNIEKPFTLYVDEKEGIAKGVLTQSLGPWKRPVAYLSKRLDAVAKGWPGCLRVIAAVALLVKDADKLTLGQKLTVVAPHALESIIRQPPDCWLTNARITHYQSLLLDKDRITFGSPTVLNPATLLPREEGGTVHHQCRDILAEEAGIRKDLRDTPLPQSDLIWYTDGSSFLYEGERRAGAAVVDKEKVIWSERLAPGTSAQKAELIALTKALELASGKRATVYTDSRYAFATAHVHGAIYKERGLLTSAGKDIKHKQEILALLDAIMLPRELAIVHCPGHQKGQDPVAKGNRRADEEARAVAMRTASNILTIEAEPSPTLTHLEEPEDVRKFLQMAHHLTHLGTDKLVQLLQDDKTLTTPEKRQIAKEIVKACKACQMVNAYPTKGTSGTRLRGTRPGQYWEVDFTEVKPAKYGLRYLLVFVDTFSGWVEAFPTKHETAAVVIKKIMEEIFPRFGLPKVIGSDNGPAFVAQVSQGVAKILGIDWKLHCAYRPQSSGQVERMNRTIKETLTKLVIETGHRDWVMLLPYALFRARNTPSAKTNLTSFEILFGTPPPIRDLSPSDLNIPNTPLSIRLQALTRVQHCLWKQLSDLYQPAGDGTPHHYQVGDFVYVRRHQHRTLEPHWKGPYQVLLITPTAVKVDGIAXWIHISHLKPAPAPDDQXTVEKTDNPLKLRVRRRNKSPPTDPADMAGDIGDQ, encoded by the exons atgggaCAAGGAGCTTCCACCCCACTGTCCCTGACTCTGTCTCATTGGTCTGAGGTTAATGCCCGAGCTCATAATCTGTCTCTTCTTGTTAAGAAGCGCAAGTGGCAAACTTTCTGTACCTCCGAGTGGCCCACCTTAGGAGTAGGTTGGCCGACCACTGGAACCTTCCACAAAGACACCATAAAGGCGGTTAAAGCAGTCGTCTTCAGTCCAGGACCTCATGGCAGTCCGGATCAGCAGCCTTATATTTGGGTTTGGGAATACCTGGCCGACGACCCTCCTCCTTGGATCcagcctttccttcctccccctgcaccctcccTCCCAACAACCCTCTCCACCACTCCGGGCCCTCCCAGACCTGCTCCAACTCATCCAGACCTCTGCTCTATGCTTCCACTCAAACCTTCGGAGCCAACGACGCCTACTTCATCCCTgtatcctccccttccctcctctgttctccctgaaTCTCAAACTGACCTTATTCTTCTTGATTCGGGACTCCCGCCTCCCTATCCCAGGGATGTCCCTGCCGGTGCTGCTGGTTCCCAGCCTGAGGCCCCACATCAGAACGAACGGGGACCATCAGGAGAGGGTCCAGCCCAAGGTACCCGGAGCCGGAGAGCACAAACCTCGGATGACGTGGCCGTCACCCTGCCCCTTCGGCCTTTCGGACCCCCTGTCCCTGACGGTCAAGGGGGAGACATGCTGGCACTTCAGTATTggcccttctcctcctcagaCCTATATAATTGGAAAAACAATAATCCACCTTTTTCAGAGGACCCTGTCAAACTTACTGACCTTCTCGAGTCTCTTATGTTTTCCCATCAGCCCACTTGGGATGACTGCCAGCAGCTCTTAGGTATCCTCTTCACCTCCGAAGAAAGAGAACGAATTCTCCTCGAGGCCAGGAAATTGGTTCCTGGACCTGATGGTCGTCCTACTCAACTCCCCAACCTTATAAATGAGGCTTTTCCCCTGAGGCGGCCTAACTGGGACCCTAATGCACCTGAAGGTAGGCGGCAACTCTTACTCTATCGCCAGACTCTGATGATGGGTCTCCGAGCGGCGGCGAGACACCCCACTAATTTGGCTAAGGTAAGAGAAATAATTCAAGGGTCAGAGGAATCCCCATCCAGATTCCTAGAGAGACTAATGGAAGCCTATAGGAGGTACACCCCTTTCGACCCTGAGTCTGAAGATCAGAAAGGGGCACTGGCTATGGCTTTTATAGGACAGTCAGCTACTGATATTCGGAGGAAACTCCAGAGGATGGATGGGTTACAGGACATGGCTCTGAGAGATTTAGTCAAGGAAGCTGAGAAAGTGTTCTATAAAagagagacagcagaggaaaaggagcaaagattagaaaaagaacgTGAGGAGCAGGAAAATAAGCGAGATAAACGGAGAAATAAAGAGTTAACAAAGATTTTGGCTACCGTAGTAGGGAAACAAGATAGAAAAGGAAAGCATAGTACCTCGGGcccaaaccaaaaaccaaaattagGACCTAACCAGTGTGCCTACTGTAAAGAAGAAGGACACTGGGTGAGGGATTGCCctaagaagaacaaaaagaagactgaggaaaTCCTTGCCCTAGGAGATTAGGGGCGTCAGAGTTCGGACCCCCTCCCCGAACTCAGGGTAACATTCAATGTGGAGGGGACACCAATCGACTTTGAGGTGGATACAGGAGCGGTTTACTCCGCCTTGCAGAACCCGCTGGGCCCCCTCTCAAACAAAAAATCCCTGGTTCAGGGGGCAAATGGATGCCAGCATAGGTCATGGACAACTAAAAGGACAATGGACCTGGGGAGGGGAAAAGTACAGCACTCCTTTCTGGTCATACCAGAATACCCTGCCCCGCTGCTGGGGAGGGATTTGCTTACCAAGTTAGGGGCAAGTATTGACTTCAAGCCCCAGGGACCAGAAGTAAGATTCAGTAACCCTCTTGTCAGTCAGCCTATTGTGACCATGCTGACCTTGTCTGCTGAAGATGAGTATAAACTGTATGAGACCCCTGCCCCCGGACCCCATTCAACAGAGGACAGGTGGCTTCAGAGCttcccagaggcctgggcagaaaCGGCAGGGCCAGGATTAGCAGTACAAAGGCCTCCGGTGGTAGTATACCTAAAGCCCTCTGCCACCCCCGTAAGGGTCAAACAATACTACATGAGTAAAGAGGCCCGAGAAGGCATTAGACCTCACATCCAGAGGCTACTAGGACAGGAGATCCTGAGGCCTTGTCAATCAGAATGGAACACCCCCCTGCTACCGGTAAAGAAACCAGGGACAGGGGACTATAGACCAGTCCAGGATTTGAGAGAGGTTAACAGTCGAGTAATGGACATACATCCAACGGTCCCAAACCCTTACAACCTCCTCAGTACCCTCAGTCCTGACAGGAAGTGGTATACAGTACTGGacctgaaagatgccttcttctgcTTGCGCCTGCATGAGGACAGCCAACCCCTGTTTGCTTTCGAATGGACGGACCCTGAGAATGGACTCAGTGGACAGCTCACCTGGACGCGGCTACCCCAGGGCTTCAAGAACTCTCCCACCATCTTTGACGAAGCGCTGCACCAGGACTTGAGTGCCTACCGAGCCTCCACCCCTGAGGTAACTCTGTTGCAGTATGTTGATGATCTATTACTTGCAGCCGCCACCAGAGAGCAGTGCAAACAAGGAACTGAAAAACTGCTTGCCGAACTGGCCAAACTGGGATACCGGGCATTCGCCaaaaaggcccagatctgccaaccCGAAGTCACCTTCCTGGGCTACTCTCTCCGAGACGGTAAGAGATGGCTAACTGAGGCGAGGAAAAAGACTGTTACTCAAATCCCGCCTCCGAAAAATCGGAAGGGCCTCAGGGAGTTCTTGGGCACAGCAGGTTTTTGTAGACTATGAATACCCAGCTTTGCCGCACTAGCCGCCCCTCTGTACCCCTTGTTAAAGGATGGAACTGAATATACCTGGGGAGATGAACAGCAAAAGGCCTTTGACCAAATCAAGAGGGCACTGTTGTCAGCCCCGGCCTTGGCACTCCCCAACATAGAGAAGCCTTTCACTCTCTATGTAGACGAGAAGGAAGGGATAGCTAAAGGAGTATTGACTCAGTCTCTGGGACCCTGGAAACGGCCAGTAGCCTATCTTTCTAAGAGGTTAGATGCAGTCGCAAAAGGGTGGCCGGGGTGCCTACGGGTGATTGCCGCTGTGGCCCTCCTAGTCAAAGACGCTGACAAACTGACTCTGGGCCAGAAATTGACTGTTGTCGCCCCCCATGCCCTGGAAAGCATAATAAGACAACCTCCAGACTGCTGGTTAACTAATGCCCGCATTACTCATTACCAAAGCCTCCTGTTAGATAAAGACAGGATCACCTTTGGCTCTCCAACTGTTTTGAACCCAGCCACCCTGCTacccagggaggaggggggaactgTCCATCATCAGTGCAGGGATATCCTAGCCGAGGAAGCTGGGATCCGGAAAGACTTGCGGGACACACCATTGCCACAATCTGACTTAATTTGGTATACTGATGGAAGCAGTTTTTTGTATGAAGGAGAACGCCGAGCTGGGGCTGCAGTGGTAGACAAGGAAAAAGTAATCTGGTCAGAGAGACTTGCCCCAGGAACCTCAGCTCAAAAGGCAGAACTAATAGCTCTAACAAAGGCCTTGGAACTAGCTAGTGGTAAACGGGCCACCGTCTACACGGACAGCAGGTACGCATTTGCTACTGCACATGTGCATGGGGCAATTTACAAAGAAAGGGGCCTGCTTACATCAGCAGGCAAAGACattaaacacaaacaagaaaTCCTAGCCCTCTTAGATGCTATCATGCTCCCACGGGAGCTAGCCATTGTCCATTGCCCTGGGCACCAGAAAGGGCAAGACCCAGTAGCAAAAGGCAACAGGAGGGCGGATGAAGAGGCTCGAGCGGTAGCCATGAGGACTGCCTCCAACATCCTCACTATAGAAGCagagccatcccccaccctgacCCACTTAGAGGAACCTGAGGATGTTCGGAAGTTCCTCCAGATGGCCCACCATCTTACCCACCTTGGGACTGACAAACTGGTACAACTGCTTCAAGATGATAAAACATTGACTACCCCCGAGAAGAGGCAAATAGCAAAGGAAATAGTCAAAGCTTGTAAGGCCTGCCAAATGGTGAATGCCTACCCAACAAAAGGAACCAGTGGAACCCGTCTCCGAGGCACCAGACCAGGCCAATATTGGGAAGTAGACTTCACTGAGGTAAAACCTGCCAAGTATGGACTAAGGTATCTCTTAGTTTTTgtagacaccttttcaggatgggtagaagccttcCCTACCAAGCATGAGACGGCGGCGGTggtaattaagaaaattatggaAGAAATCTTTCCTAGATTTGGCCTTCCAAAGGTAATAGGGTCTGATAACGGACCGGCGTTTGTGGCCCAGGTAAGCCAGGGGGTAGCCAAAATATTGGGGATTGATTGGAAACTACATTGTGCTTATagaccccaaagttcaggacaggtagagagaatgaatagaacaattaaagagaCCTTAACTAAATTAGTCATAGAGACTGGCCATAGAGATTGGGTAATGCTCCTACCATATGCTCTTTTCCGGGCTCGGAATACCCCTTCTGCTAAAACTAACCTAACCtcctttgaaatactttttggaaCCCCTCCGCCTATTCGAGATTTATCCCCCTCTGACTTAAATATCCCAAATACCCCTTTGTCCATTAGGTTACAGGCCCTGACCAGAGTACAACATTGCCTATGGAAGCAGTTGTCTGACCTTTACCAGCCGGCAGGAGACGGGACCCCACATCACTACCAAGTCGGGGACTTCGTCTACGTCCGGAGACACCAACACCGGACCCTCGAACCCCACTGGAAAGGACCCTACCAAGTCCTCCTCATCACACCCACTGCTGTAAAGGTCGATGGCATCG GATGGATCCATATTTCACACCTcaagcctgctcctgctcctgatgACCAGTAGACAGTGGAGAAAACAGATAATCCCCTCAAGCTGCGTGTCCGCCGCCGCAACAAATCCCCACCAACCGACCCGGCAGACATGGCAGGTGATATCGGGGACCAGTGA